The following coding sequences lie in one Crassostrea angulata isolate pt1a10 chromosome 10, ASM2561291v2, whole genome shotgun sequence genomic window:
- the LOC128165088 gene encoding uncharacterized protein LOC128165088 has translation MPLSRAEIQKGYRERKKAKEGESYLRKERTRRMKYCSLSRVVNQGKKTKKQTECRAKVHPNVELSLATFCRMRPKHILNTSMISRSCCLCTKHQNMALLLRCLKSNGIQVPLNPESFMKQTDQPNLQDKLPDDVKYSQWKRIEVTEKGKTKNVTRIVELNAEKKLFIESFQAQLKEFESHVFRVRRQYQEIKSLKDKLPKHHFIVQMDFAENYSCKSNEEIQSAYWNMTSVTLHPIVVYFMNTDMKLEHQSFVVVSDELSHSAITVHGILEKMIPKLKEIDEDVEMIHYWTDGPTSQYRNKQVFFTIANHKEIFGVQARWNYFEAGHGKGPCDGLGGTTKRMADEAVRSGRTVIQHADDFFKLAVESNLKGIKFLFVSSDECKSAANILSARNVKPLQGTFKVHAVIGKGNSIVAWNEVSCHCDQCFLGDNPNFDHGWKVQSLNNRTNNLKINTGEDDKLAEEADKVMEQPPTTNERKIDLIDGEYVAAKYDRTWYIAKILQIDDSDEVEVTFMERKKQLFQWPARENILWIPVTDVICKVTEPVYTGKSKRMLKLLPEDKEKILNLFQ, from the exons ATGCCATTGAGTCGAGCAGAAATACAGAAGGGGTACAGAGAAAGGAAGAAGGCCAAGGAGGGTGAAAGTTACCTCCGAAAGGAGAGAACAAGGAGAATGAAATATTGTTCCCTCAGCAGAGTTGTCAACCAAGGAAAGAAAACGAAGAAACAAACAGAATGCAGAGCGA AAGTTCATCCCAATGTAGAACTTTCCCTGGCTACATTTTGCAGAATGAGACCCAAACACATACTTAACACGAGTATGATATCTAGAAGCTGCTGCTTATGtacaaaacatcaaaatatggCGTTACTGCTTCGGTGTCTGAAAAGTAACGGGATCCAAGTACCATTGAATCCTGAATCATTTATGAAGCAAACTGATCAACCCAATCTCCAAGACAAGCTACCAGATGATGTTAAATACAGTCAGTGGAAAAGAATCGAAGTCACAGAGAAGGGaaagacaaaaaatgttacaaGAATTGTAGAACTtaatgctgaaaaaaaattgttcatagaaagttttcaagcacaattaaaagaatttgaaaGTCACGTTTTTAGAGTTAGAAGACAATATCAGGaaataaaaagtctaaaggATAAACTGCCAAAGCATCATTTCATTGTACAGATGGATTTTGCGGAAAACTATTCTTGCAAATCGAATGAGGAAATCCAATCTGCATATTGGAATATGACTTCTGTAACACTTCATCCGATTGTGGTTTACTTTATGAACACTGACATGAAATTGGAACATcaaagttttgttgttgtttcagATGAACTGAGCCATTCGGCAATAACTGTACACGGAATATTGGAGAAGATGATCCCAAAGCTCAAAGAAATAGATGAAGATGTTGAAATGATTCACTATTGGACTGATGGGCCAACCAGCCAATATCGTAACAAACAGGTTTTTTTCACTATTGCTAACCACAAGGAAATATTCGGAGTACAAGCACGCTGGAACTACTTCGAAGCCGGGCATGGCAAGGGGCCATGTGATGGTCTCGGAGGAACCACCAAGAGGATGGCTGATGAAGCGGTGCGCAGTGGTAGAACAGTTATCCAACACgctgatgatttttttaaattggctgTTGAATCCAACTTAAAAGGAATCAAATTTCTTTTTGTATCCTCAGACGAGTGTAAATCAGCTGCAAATATTCTGTCCGCGAGAAATGTTAAGCCTCTTCAAGGTACATTCAAAGTCCATGCTGTAATTGGAAAAGGAAATTCCATTGTAGCTTGGAATGAGGTGAGTTGCCACTGTGACCAATGTTTTTTGGGTGATAATCCAAACTTTGACCATGGTTGGAAAGTACAAAGCTTGAATAACCGAACCAATAACCTTAAAATAAACACAGGAGAGGATGACAAATTAGCGGAAGAAGCTGATAAGGTAATGGAACAACCACCAACTACAAATGAACGCAAGATTGATCTTATTGATGGAGAATATGTTGCTGCAAAGTACGATAGAACCTGGTATATAGCAAAGATTCTACAAATCGACGATTCCGACGAAGTAGAGGTGACTTTCATGGAGAGAAAAAAGCAACTTTTCCAGTGGCCAGCAAGAGAAAACATCCTTTGGATACCGGTTACAGATGTTATTTGTAAAGTCACAGAACCAGTGTACACAGGAAAATCTAAAAGAATGCTGAAACTTCTTCCTGAAGACAAGGAAAAAATTCTGAATTTGTTTCAATGA